Proteins from a genomic interval of Lolium perenne isolate Kyuss_39 chromosome 1, Kyuss_2.0, whole genome shotgun sequence:
- the LOC127319199 gene encoding uncharacterized protein, with protein MHALAFICSINGAEIQTYVDDYYSVEKFKAAYAGRIPSMTDKSQWIHVDLGFKVHPPLQKAVAGRPRVQRIRGWLEPGRKVVKCKRCKEPGHMEKTCKVPDPKYVAVDDDIPEDEDVLDPSISTNKRKKDDDAGDAADNEVLINLIRKKARTTPEKPNTGTKKKTNVKIATTQEKTKNKSPLTKAPAQEKSKKKTPVKKTTSTTKKTKKNVPFAPVLPPPPSPPVLQPPSGAKRSLLYWLGG; from the exons ATGCACGCACTTGCTTTCATTTGTAGCATTAATGGTGCTGAGATTCAGACATATGTGGATGATTACTATTCCGTGGAAAAGTTCAAGGCAGCATACGCTGGGAGAATCCCTTCCATGACAGACAAGTCACAGTGGATACATGTGGATTTGGGATTCAAGGTGCACCCTCCTTTGCAGAAGGCAGTGGCTGGTAGGCCAAGAGTTCAAAGAATTAGAGGATGGCTAGAACCTGGAAGGAAAGTAGTGAAGTGCAAGAGATGCAAGGAACCTGGGCACATGGAGAAGACATGCAAGGTTCCTGATCCTAAATATGTGGCAGTAGATGATGATAtacctgaagatgaagatgtactAGATCCATCTATATCGACAAACAAAAG GAAGAAAGATGATGATGCAGGTGATGCTGCCGATAATGAAGTCCTCATCAATCTTATAAG GAAAAAGGCTAGAACAACACCAGAAAAGCCGAACACAGGGACCAAGAAGAAGACAAATGTGAAGATAGCTACAACACAAGAGAAGACCAAGAACAAGTCGCCTCTAACGAAAGCTCCAGCACAAGAGAAATCCAAGAAAAAGACCCCAGTGAAGAAGACTACATCGACAACGAAGaaaacaaaaaagaatgttccatttgcaCCTGTGCTACCTCCGCCACCATCGCCTCCAGTACTGCAGCCTCCATCTGGTGCAAAACGAAGCCTCCTCTATTGGCTTGGTGGCTGA